Below is a window of Salvelinus sp. IW2-2015 linkage group LG35, ASM291031v2, whole genome shotgun sequence DNA.
GGTCTTATCTGTAATGATCTTGGTAGCTGCGAATGAATGTGAGTGGTAGTGAACACATCATATCATGTGGTTTTCTACGTGTTTGATACGTTTATCCATTCACAAAAAAAACCAGAAACAAGTCCTATTCCAGCACAGTAATGATTGagacgtcctcccctcagcagctcgTGAGCTGTAAGTGTATGCGGCAGTAACCCCAAAGTTATGGATAACCGTTTACAAAAACACTAAAGTCAACTACGAGTTCATACAGATGTCATTGACACTCTAAGGATGATCAAATAAGGTTCATAGCTCCATCGTCATGTCAACTCCATCGTCATGTCAACTCCATCGTCATGTCAACTCCATCGTCATGTCAACTCCATCGTCATGTCAACTCCATCGTCATGTCAACTGGGCCTAGATGAACATTATCCCTGTTATGGGAACCAAACTCTGCAGACCAATGAGTTTTATTTTCACCACTTCTCATTTACTCTGTCTTTGCTATTTGTACTGTTCATTTGGCAAGGTAACTGTTTTCTATGAGCTCAGTGCAGTAAGACGCTTATTACTGTGTATTTATCCCATTTGTTAACTCCTTAGTTGTCTAATTTCTCCTATCTCCTTCCTAGACGTTCCGTGTGGAGAACATGTCCTTCAAGCAGGGTCAGGAGATGACGTTCACAGGGAAGACCAAGTCTGGAGCCTCTAAGTAAGATCCTGACACTTCACCTTTCCACCCAAACCCAACACAGTGTTTCCCCTAGCATTAGTCCTAGAGACACTCCTGGTGCCTCACCCACTGCTCACTCCCAAGATTTAGCAGAACCCTGACACTCTTGGTATGAATGGAATGTTTTGGTGCTTGTAGCTGATTGTACTGTTGGTGTATTTCGCAGCCCACCAACTAGAAGTGTATATGGGAAACACTGCAAACAGTGCACGTACAAGTCACTATTGGTTTCAACTATTTGTTTCAACTATTGGTTTCAACTATTGGTTTCAACTATTGGTTTCAACTATTGGTTTCAACTATTGGTTTCAACTATTGGTTTCAACTATTGGTTTCAACTATTGTTTTGGGTGTTTGTAGCCCTGGATGTCACATTGGGGGCCTTTGCAGCCCACAATATACATACAAGAAGGTTGTCACGGTTATTGACATGGTTTCATTTCAATTtgactaagcaaaaacaaacCACGAGCATGGAGAActtattgtgttacatttttgGGCTGAATTATCATATCTCATTTCCTGTTTCATTTtatctcccccccatctctccctctctctctctttctctcgctctctctaaatctcccccctcctccatctctaccccCCCGTAGTTTCTCCATCAACATCGGCCACGACAGTGACAACTACGCCCTCCACTTCAACCCTCGTTTCAGCCACGGACACATTGTGTGTAACTCTCTGTCTGGAGGAACCTGGGGAGACGAACTCCAGGAAGGCCACTTCCCCTTCCAGGATGGAGAGCagttcaaggtgtgtgtgtgtgtgtgtgtgtgtgtgtgtgtgtggtgtgtgtgtgtgtgttggtggtgtgtgtgtgtgtgtttgtgtgtgtgtgtgtgtgtgtgtggtgtgtgtgtggtgtgtgtgtgtggtgtgtgtgtgtgtgtgtgtgtgtgtgtgtgtcgtgtgtgtgtgtgggtgtgtgataaTAATCACCAAGTTTAAACATTTGGTCATATGTCAAGTCTGGTCACACAGGTCTGTTGATCTAATTGCAAATATAATATGTAACAGTTATGGAGTCTACACCAGTGATTATAACTGCATTTAATTGTATAAGTAAATCTGATAGAGGAGATACAAGTTTTATAGTTTAGTAATCTCAATGGCTCATAGATTTGACTCACTAGGAAGCGTGTAAGCCGCCAACTGTTGAATTGAATCATTACAAATAAGTCATTAAACCAGGAGCATTCAAATAAAGTCTACAGAAATGAAGGCAGTAGATCATTATAATTTGGCCTCAATGATTTGCCAGCCCTCCCATGTGGCCTGACTGCTAACAGACTGCAGACTACAAGACACTGGCTGGTAAATGAGATTCTAaacattttctcctctctctcttctctctctctctctctctctctctctctctctctctctctctctcctctctctctcgctctctctctctctctctctctcttctctcttctcttctctctctctctctctctgtcctctctctctctctctctctgctctctcttctcatcccccGTTCCAGCTTGGTCCTCAACTTACCAATGAGCAGTTCTAACATCAAGCTGCCAGGACGGTCCACATGATGGAACTTCCCCAATCGCCTTGGCGACTGCAAATAGTACAACCAACATCATGGTTGACGGAGATGTCAAGGTCATCAAGNTATCTCTCGCGTGATGTAAGGATGAACGACATCAGAGCAGTCTTCTGTAGAMAGTAGGAAGGTTGTGGTTTAGAGGAGGAGGTCACTGGAAGGTCATGACACTGACTAAGTGGATAAGGTTGTAAATATGCTGCATCTGATCTGTTACTTAGTGGATTGGAACAAACTGATGGAGACTGTTTCCATGCTCATTCATTTGCACATGAAGGTAYATTTAAGATGTGACAGAGATGCTTCCAAGAGTGGTTTCAACCATGGGTTTTTTTCAGCTCCATATGATTTCCATGTCTAACCTCCGTGtcacccctccttcctctcttctattTGTGGTCAGACGTCGAGGATCAGCCAGCAGATCGTGGCCACAGACGGGGGCAACAGGAGCAGCTCTGTGGAGCTCACCGTCATCATCACCAACGTGCACAACCAGCCGCCCCAGTGGGAGCAGCTAGAGTACTGGGTCACCGTGTCCGAGAACATCGTTCGCGACGCCAAGATAGTGGTGAGTGGACCTCATAGTGACCTGTTCCTTAACCAGGAGAGATGGTGACACTATGATATAAGGTCAACCACAACCATACATAGGTTTCTGGTAGTAGTGGTTGTGGTAGAGATGGttcaatgctctaccaactgcaACTTGGGGGAATGTTCCAACATRATAGCCTAATCTCTTTCCAACTGACCAAGATAATAAAGACCCCCCAAAAGGAGTTCCCCACCCCACCAGCAGCTTACCAAGATACTGGTGACTAGGCTACTATTAGTGCCTCCAGACAGACTGGCATCAGCATCTCTAGGACCTTACTCCCTGTCGGAGGGGAAAGTAGTTCTCTGAGACTATTCCCATCCTGTTCATCAGGAAAGAGAGCCTTGAGGAGCGGTAGTAGAAAACGCACTTCACTTTCCCCAACCATCAGCATGTTTAGCAGGGTGCTTCGAAACATTTCTGCCGAGGCGAGTACACAACCCTGCTGCAGTTCACCTGACGAAACTGAAACATCACACTTTACCCCCGCCGCCTCCCTCCCAGTGCTTCTCCTCTTACCCCCGCCGCCTCCCTCCCAGTGCTTCTCCTCTTAAGTAACATGTGGAAATTGAGGGTATATTATTGCACTCTACCACTAAGGCCTTTCCACTAGAATGTCAACAGCTTTaggaaccttgtttgatgcttctactataaaggaggggggaatgagaggggattgagtcagagggtctggcagagtgccacgagcgcCATTCCAGTGAGAGGTAGCTTAGCGTTCGCATTGCAGTTTCTCTCGAAGAACAAGGGAATTCTCCCGGTTGGAACATTAGTTGAAGATATCGTATGATAAAAAACATTCCTAAGATGATTGAGTctttctatacttagtttgacaatgtttctacgaactgtaatatgacttttcgtctgaactttcgcctgcgAACCTGCCAGCGGGCGTCATCAAGTTTTGGATTGGTGTACTAAACGCTAATAAgtttatattttacctcttgtaGATGTCATTCGGACAACATAATGTTTAAcgtttcactgctatgcggattgACACACAGGCTTGTatcatttcgatgaaacatggtgatgcGCCCAAAATTGGCCCTCGGCCTGGAAAAGCCTGTGTTTcaagacataaggaagtggaatggcggcaaatgttcactttttaaactcggacaaaacagagatgccttGTTTAGGGTCTCAAGAAAAACAAGAGGATCACTGTTTGAATCTGACAAttgaatcttgatggttgtacattcatctcaaataaaactgtgaaggactcgCATTACTtggacctgatctctcttttgacgaactaGTGCAAGACCTAGTTTCAAGGACGCTTTTTCATTCTTACGTaatattaaaaaaagaaatatgatACACTTTCTGTCGCATAAAATCGATTCGCAGAAAATCATTTTGTATTCTCACTTCGCTTTTGCCACCCTTCTCTAGGTTCTCGACTACTTGCAATGCTTCTTTTACCTCTCTTCCGCGCTACCGGATACATCAACTAATACATCAAACTTCAGTTTAGTGCTAAAACAAGGCTGCTCGAATCTTGACTCAGAAcaccaaaatttgatcatattatccAGTGCCAGCCTCTTTACACTTCGTGCTCTCCTGTGTAACCTTTCTGTATACCCCATGTGGGTACAGCTTAGCGTACTTAGTCCTGCCCGTAACAATACCTACACGTATGTCTACGGTCACACAGACGCAGgccctccttactgtccctaaaAATTGCCTACAAAATGACAAGACAAAAATGAGGTATTTTGGCACATAAGAattgatggactttatcgaacaaatcaaacatttattgtgggaaCTGGGATTCTGGGAAGTGCATTCtgtatgaagatcatcaaagtataAGCGAATACTTTTATTATGCTCATTTCtggactttgttgactccacaaacatgGAGGGTATCTttttttggcttgtttgggctctgagcgcttgTTACTCAGATTATTGTTCTATGTGGTGTTGCTCTTTTTCCGGTATAAAGCTctcttacttttgaaaatcttgaCACAGCGGTTGGCATTAAGGAGAactttatctaaagttccatgcataacacaatgtattttcatcaacatttatgaatgagtatttctgtaaatttgggttgtggctctctgcaaaatcaccgaatGTTTTGGAGCAAACCATTACCTTGAACGTCAACTGCGCCAATGTAacctgagatttttggatataagtaTATCTGTAGGTAACTTATTCGTAACAAAACATAATgtaattgtgtaacatgaagtccttgaGTTGTCAATCTGGGATGAAAGATCTCAAAGGTTAGTGTTAGAATTTTCATCGTTTTGTAATTTTCTGATTTTTGCTTGAGCTCCTCTGCTAGTGGCTGGAAAGAAGATGGCTGTGTTTATTATGTGGCTTGTACTGAACTATAGACAATAATCGTTTGTGTGGTGCTTTCCGTCAATCAAgcaaatgagagaaaaaaaaagaaaaagagagcctttttgaaaatctgacatgttggctgaatTCACAAGCAAAGATGATAGCTATATAAGTTAATGGGTGTATCTGCATGTAGTGATTTCATTGAAAGTCTTTGATAATTTGTTTTGATGTGTAAGAGTAGACTTTAATTTTTTAAGTTTGGCGCTTGTCTGCCATTTGTGCTTAACTCACTGGATTGCTAGCAGCTCTCAATTAAGTCTGCACGGTGCATAGTTACGCTTACTAGACTGATTCACACATATCACCAGAGCTTGTGAGAACATTAAACAAGCGCATCTAATGCACAAACGAAGTAGCTAAGAGAGGAGGTCACCTTCTTATTTCCACTCGGATCGTAGTTATTCGTACTAACAATCTGTCACTCACGCTCTTGAGAGGGCTAAGTCAAGAGTACAGGTGAAGAtcggagacaaggagaggacgcATGTGTTAAATAGTGTCACACCTAGCACAGTAGCGTGTGTGGAGAAGTGTAGTTGTTAAGGTCAGCTTGTACTGCTGCGAGAGGATAAGGAGATGGTGACAATAGAGTGGGCTTGGATGCGATTGATGCTAGTAGAATAAATGCGAAGTAGGGAGTCTGTTTTCTGTTACACAAATGATAAGTTGAAAAACGTGAGAGAAGACGCGGGAATCATGACATATTAAGAAAAAGCTCGAGGTAACACAGAAAGAATAAATGTGTATAGTGACCATTGTGAAAAATTCTCAACACTGTCAGTTCTCTCAATATGATGCAGTTCCACTATTAGCAATTCTCCAACCTGAGAGCTTGCCCACTTGTTGCCTAGTGTCACTTATCCCGCGTTTTTTGGTGGAAGTGGCAATGTGAAAATTAGAGTGCTTCTCTATTCTATCACTCGAGTTAAACACGCGCCACTACTCCAATTTTTTATGTTTCGATTCTAGCATGGTCTTTAttccctctcgctcctcctccctTAGGCCACGCTACTTGTTACTCTATGTTACATTTCCTCATTCAGTCATTTGTATTATTCTTTATAAGGCTCACCATCTCACTCATTATTCTTTAGTTTCTAAGACATGCTTCACAAAATCACGAGAGGCTTGCGCCTGCTTTTTCTTTCATATGCATATACCTGCTGTATAATTTAAATCTCTTAAAGGGTTAACAGAAAAGTCTCTTCATAAACTTCACACTTTCCAACGGCGGGAGTAGACAATTAGTGGACGGCTGCATCAACTCTATTGAGGTACACGCTTAAACTTTATATGGTAGCTCCTTAAGAAGGGGACCGCTTTTAGGATTGCAGGTGATGGGGTGAAGGAGCAAGGCAACAGAGAGGCAGAGGAAAGAAGTAGAAATGAGGGATGAGTAAATACGAATAAGAAGCAGAGGAGATAATCGCACATTCGAAGAGAATACGGTCTGTGTAGATGTCAGACGAAGGCTATCTACCTGCTCTTCTTGAGTGTCAGGAGCTTTCAGTCGATTCTCAGGTAGAGGATAGTGGTGGGGGTTCGATGAAGCCTCACTGCGATGCCTTCACATAGCGAATGATCTCATCATTCAGAGTTGAGTCCCCGGTATGGGGGTGACTTCTTAATGAGGTCCATTTTGCACATGCAGTGCAAGAATATCCAAATAGCAAGATATGTGGACATAGTACTAGTTTGGATTTACGAGATATATTTTAGTATTATGCACCTTTATCTAAATGACCAGGGACAGAAGTCTAAAATGATAGCTCAGCACAAATAAATTACAAAGTTTCTCATAGATATGGGATAGAACCTAAAATCTCACGGCCATGTAATGCACTTCCGCATAGAACAGACATTATATTATCAAACGCGGGCTCACAAACAAGTCTAAGCTTTTTTGAACGCATAAAAAAAAGTTGGACAAACATGTCACACCAAACTTTTTACTTTATGAATCATCTCTGCCTCATAATGATTATCGACTGTTGAGTGTTAATGTCAATTTGGGTACGAGTTGAGGCGTTAGCACAGCGAGAGAGGGCACTCCCGTCTTGCGGGTTCAATGGGCCGAGCTAATATAGGCATCGCCTACCAGATCGCATGACCTAAGAAAGAGGAGCTGAGAGGCAGGCGCGTCTCTCCACTCGGAGCACCGCGCACAAAGGATGTTGAGAGCCTTATCGCGTGATTGCTCCGTTCTAATATCCAATTTTTCAGGTGTTCTCAGCCGCTTAGAACCGTCCTCTTTATCTTGTAGATCTGTGCCCTATGTCGTTATAGCGATTCAGTCTACCCATCACAACAGATGAGCTGTAGTCATACATGGGACCATACAGTAAACAATGCTACTTTCTAAATGTGGTTGGCTCCCTTTTCAGAATGGCTCTTGCATTCTCTGTTCACTTGTTTGTTGTGGAGCAGAGAAATGGTCATGAATTGTTGGTTAATACGTAGTTCAGACATGGTCTGTCAACTCTTTTTGGTGTTGTCTCTCACACCTCGCTACGCTATGCTGAGTGAGACATATcatcactctctttgttgttggtCTGTTTAGGCAGTGGGGTTGACTTTTCTCCAATCCATGACGTATGTACTGATCGTGTAGGATTTAGAAGTCTCACTATCTTCACACAAAGAATACAGTGTCGTCAAGGATCTACGTAACATACTGTTCTTCGAGTACACGCGCAGACCAGTGCGGCACTCACGTCCAGCAACAAGATAGTGCGTCACTATACGAGCCACCAGTAGGGGGTCTTACTCACGTAGACAAGGATCAGTGCACATCGGACACTGGTCAACATTCCGCTCTCTGCTCTATCAACTTCACCCAAGACCTATGCATAAGACTCAGCAGCTCAGAGCCGGAGCCTCACATCAAGACACGAACTCGCGCTCCACACTCACAGACAGCTCGGTCTCACGTCTAAGACAGTGGCTTCCAGATCACAAAACAGAAGGTGGGCCCTTCGACGGTCGCACAGGACAGTGGCTCACTCAGACAGTTGCTCCATGTCAGACAGTGGCTCAGTCAGACAGTGGCCCTCAGACCTGCCACTCAGACAGTGGCTCAGTCGAGACAGTGGCTCAGTCAGACAGTGGCCTCAGCAGACAGTGGTCAGTCAGACAGTGGCTCGCTCAGACATGTGGCTCAGTCAGGACAGTGGCTCCAACGCTCACTGACAGTGGCTGGTCACAGTCGGGGATAGACAGTTGGCTCGCAGAAAGTGCGCAGTTTGCATGATCCAGAAATCACCTCAAAAGGTTTGAAATCTATCCGGTTGCCCATTTTTGAATTTCAAATTTTCCATTGTTGGTTTGGAGTCCCAAGACAGTGCTGGTTACACCCCAGTGCAGTCAATGAGGAAATTTGAAATGCCTTTGTTTGCAGACTGGACTCAAAGGCTACCATTCCATTACAGCAGTCTCTGCTTTGAGATCTGTCAATTCTTATGCATCCATAAATGGACGATTTGCAAAGGTAGGAagcgtgtcacgttcctgactgtttttctgttgtttgtgtatggtgtgtgatggtcaggggcGGGTGAGGTTTGgtggggcagtctatgtttgctgtttctatgtttggtttttgGGTGCCTGGTATGGCTTCTTAATTTAGAGGCAGGttgtttgcgttttcctctaattgagagtcatttAAGGGTTAGGTTGTTCTCCAActggttggtttgtgggtgattgcgCGGTGTCTGGTTTGTtggcaccacacggtactgtctcgtctcggtcgttcctgttcatgtgtcttcgtttcatgtaagttcgtagtttaggtctgtctacgtcgatgtttgttatttttgtaatttcCAAAGTGTTTTCGGTATTTTCGGTCTTCGGTGTTTCAATAAAATAGCATTTTAATGTCTAATTACCTCGCGTGGCATATTGGCTCCACCgatccttttctcctctcctctttccgaGGAAGAAAAAAGAACAAGCGAGACGGACATCCCGTAACAACAGCCATGTCAGCAATACTGACGTTGGGAAGAATCTCAGAATCTCCAGTAGTGTAGATATNNNNNNNNNNNNNNNNNNNNNNNNNTGGTGAATTTgaagagttagtgtgtgtgtgtgtgtgtgtgtgtgtgtgtgtgtgtgtgtgtagggcctcTGCTGGATCTAAGCAGAATGAGTGGTGAAGTGAGGTTCATTCGGCCATGGTTAATGTAATCCTTCCCTGTCAAGGTTGTGACTCTGTGGCTGTGTGGCAGGGAAAGGACAACATGGGCCTTAAAAGCTCtagtgtactgtacacacacgcacacacacacaccgcactcAAGTgcgcacacacagatacatacacacacacacacacacagcacagcacacacacagcatcattgTGGCAGGACAAGTGGCAAAGAGAACATGGGTCTTAAAAGCTCCACGTGCTTCCTGCTTTTATAGGTCAGACCATTTTGCTGTAGGGCACtgcacatgagcacacacacaccaacacacacattcacctgcacacacacacacattcacagtcaGGCACACACAGTAGATTCCCGAATAACACCCCTCTTAAAACTTTCTCATGGTTCGCTAGTATCCTTGCCCATAGATGGTTTACACCATTATTTTGACATGTTTGGACAAGAGCTACAACTATGAATTCTTGAACACACTTAAACATACTATGCTTGAAATGGTGTGCTTACTCCATAGTGTCATCTATTTAATAAATGCTCTCATTTATGGAGTTCGTTTGACGGAACCCTTGAAGTAACAAATGATTTGGTGCCAGACAGCGTGCAGCTGTGACCCATAATGGAGTCCTCAGAACAATGAGAATCCTGCCTGTTGTCCCTGTGAGTGTAGGATGGCGTCCATGCAACCGTCCCATATGTTTCATacagagagtgaaagaaaacATTCTAACACCTGACCTCCATACTGGTATAAATAGGAAGGGGGGGGCATCAATAAGCGTGACACCATGTCTGTGAAATCCCATTGATGGGCTCCCTCTGTACCCAGGTATGCGCGGCAGCGATATACTTCCCCGTATCATTTCCTGTCACTTTGGTTTTCTCTGCCACGGTTCCtggaaaagagagagtgggagcgtTGTGAAAACCMTRCAGCCTTCATTTAGAAGCAGATCGTCTGGTGTTTCCAGTGGAAAGTGTCTCCATAAAGAGTTCACATCAGTTCAGTAGGAACTTTGATGGATTAGACTTGGAGTGTCTCCAATGTATTCCTGATGTGGAGTCAGCAGTAGGGAGACGTTTGTGCTGATTTTAGATGGGCCCGCTCACTAATAATGCAAATTATCTTTAGGGAGCTTTGTCCAAAGCCAGCTCCTTTTGTTAGTCATTGGCTCTTTTTCTGTAATTACCCtccaagataaaaaaaaaaatatatatatgggatATTACAGCATGTCCAAGCAGGTTCCCCCTAGTTTTCTGTGTTGTACTTCAGGAACACACACTGGTACTCAAATGAACCTGCACAGACAAAAGACACTCACTCTGTTAAGACAttcatatgaacacacacacacacacacacacacactcattcactctGTTCAGACATGCATATACACTTGCATATATATCCACCTCCCTATCCTTTCACTAATGATGTCATATcctgcttcctctcctccagactATCAAGGCCACCTCRCCGCTGGGTGACCCTAGAGTGACCTATAACCTTGAGGAGGGTCAGGT
It encodes the following:
- the LOC111959075 gene encoding beta-galactoside-binding lectin-like, which gives rise to MSFKQGQEMTFTGKTKSGASNFSINIGHDSDNYALHFNPRFSHGHIVCNSLSGGTWGDELQEGHFPFQDGEQFKLGPQLTNEQF